The following coding sequences lie in one Asterias amurensis chromosome 18, ASM3211899v1 genomic window:
- the LOC139950329 gene encoding mitochondrial 2-oxoglutarate/malate carrier protein-like, which yields MSRSRGFEKGHLYVHPFKMATSTEKKAAAPVQIPKPIKFLYGGLAGMGATVFVQPLDLVKNRMQMSGEGGASRQYKTSVHAIRAIIAGEGVLGLYNGLSAGLLRQATYTTTRLGIYTTLFDMVSGSDGKPPNFLMKALIGMTAGATGAFVGTPAEISLIRMTSDGRLPVNERRGYSSVFNALARITKEEGLVTLWRGCGPTVARAMVVNAAQLASYSQAKQFLMGTGYFQDNILCHFGASMISGLVTTIASMPVDIAKTRIQNMRIIDGKPEYSGAIEVLRKTIQKEGVFSLWKGFTPYYTRLGPHTVLTFIFLEQLNKFYRTKIAKSTE from the exons atgagccgaagccgtggtttcgaaaagggccatttATATGTGCATCCATTCAAAATGGCGACGTCCACAGAGAAGAAGGCTGCGGCCCCAGTGCAGATTCCCAAACCAATAAAATTCCTCTATGGAGGTTTAGCTGG gATGGGTGCTACTGTCTTTGTGCAGCCTTTGGATCTTGTCAAAAACCGTATGCAAATGAGCG GCGAGGGCGGTGCATCCAGACAGTACAAGACAAGCGTTCATGCCATTAGAGCAATCATAGCAGGCGAAGGAGTTCTAGGGCTCTATAATGG CTTGTCGGCAGGATTACTTCGTCAAGCAACATACACGACAACTAGGCTTGGGATCTACACTACGTTATTTGACATGGTGTCAGG atcgGATGGAAAACCACCAAACTTTTTAATGAAGGCACTAATAG GTATGACAGCTGGAGCTACTGGAGCGTTTGTCGGTACTCCGGCCGAGATATCACTTATCAGGATGACTTCAGACGGCAG GCTACCTGTCAATGAAAGGAGGGGGTACAGCAGTGTCTTCAATGCTCTAGCCAGGATAACGAAAGAAGAGGGTCTCGTAACGCTATGGAGG GGTTGTGGACCCACTGTTGCCCGAGCCATGGTGGTCAATGCAGCACAGCTAGCCTCCTATTCCCAAGCTAAACAGTTCCTTATGGGTACAG GTTACTTTCAAGACAACATCTTGTGTCATTTCGGTGCGAGTATGATCAGCGGTCTCGTGACAACGATTGCGTCGATGCCAGTGGATATTGCCAAAACAAG AATTCAGAATATGAGAATAATTGACGGAAAACCAGAATACTCCGGAGCTATT GAAGTCCTACGAAAAACCATACAGAAAGAGGGCGTCTTCAGCCTGTGGAAGGGATTCACACCGTACTACACCCGCCTCGGACCACACACCGTTCTAACCTTCATCTTCCTGGAGCAGCTGAACAAATTCTACCGCACTAAAATCGCAAAGTCTACCGAGTGA